The Halomicronema hongdechloris C2206 genome includes a window with the following:
- a CDS encoding DUF1838 family protein, with the protein MMTQPLPSTFLTMALGMGLMIVSLGCPGAEARSLDLSRPEDTLQAFRKLLCSVEDGRTVYYGWVGQVYSRVPGERDRHLFNVQGVSTRACVSLTSETGSPGFRQVSREVMLYLDPETDAVLEHWDNPWTGERNRVMAVANDPVNSSPFWAETTGQRLQFQWLGETDTLFLSVVIPLFYPNPLGSDYQDYVGGYYHAMELFNFAVDRSDLLGSDREEVSQVALSWSRISPWLPWMEMGGRPGEMVFQAASTRLEDWRQLPQPLRTQMETEFALYQEPPPLDDDRPNETTWTNFRHYLEALPTME; encoded by the coding sequence ATGATGACCCAACCTCTACCCTCAACATTCCTGACCATGGCTCTGGGGATGGGGCTGATGATAGTTTCCCTTGGGTGCCCTGGGGCTGAGGCTAGGAGTCTTGATCTGAGTCGTCCAGAAGACACGCTGCAGGCGTTCCGGAAGTTGCTCTGTTCTGTGGAAGATGGCCGCACCGTCTACTACGGCTGGGTGGGTCAGGTCTACAGTCGGGTGCCGGGGGAGCGGGATCGGCATCTGTTTAATGTGCAGGGAGTCAGCACTCGGGCCTGTGTCTCCCTGACCTCAGAGACAGGCTCGCCCGGGTTCCGTCAGGTGTCGCGAGAGGTGATGCTCTACCTCGACCCAGAGACCGATGCTGTCCTAGAACACTGGGACAACCCCTGGACCGGGGAGCGCAACCGGGTGATGGCGGTGGCCAATGATCCGGTGAATTCGTCGCCGTTTTGGGCCGAGACCACGGGGCAGCGCCTGCAGTTTCAATGGTTAGGGGAAACAGATACTCTATTCTTATCAGTAGTGATTCCGCTGTTTTATCCCAATCCCCTGGGGAGTGATTATCAGGACTATGTGGGCGGCTACTACCACGCCATGGAGCTGTTCAATTTTGCCGTCGATCGCTCCGATCTGTTGGGCTCTGACCGGGAAGAGGTGAGTCAGGTGGCCCTTTCCTGGAGTCGAATTTCGCCCTGGTTGCCCTGGATGGAGATGGGCGGTCGCCCTGGAGAAATGGTGTTTCAGGCGGCCAGTACCCGACTAGAGGATTGGCGGCAACTGCCGCAACCGCTGCGGACCCAGATGGAGACGGAGTTTGCACTTTACCAAGAGCCACCGCCCCTGGATGATGATCGCCCCAACGAGACTACCTGGACGAATTTTCGGCATTATCTGGAGGCTCTCCCGACCATGGAGTGA
- a CDS encoding DUF2949 domain-containing protein, translated as MSKQARLVEFLNQELAVPTDAIALGVRQSASMPNLLPMVLWQYGIVTTYQLEQIFDWLEASTG; from the coding sequence ATGAGCAAGCAGGCCCGACTCGTTGAATTTCTAAACCAAGAACTTGCGGTTCCTACCGATGCGATCGCATTGGGAGTGCGCCAGTCGGCATCGATGCCAAATTTGCTGCCGATGGTGCTTTGGCAGTATGGCATCGTCACCACCTATCAACTAGAACAAATCTTCGACTGGCTAGAAGCCAGCACCGGCTAA